The nucleotide sequence CGGATTGTTGAGCTATATTTCATATAATCCCTAATACAACAAGGATCATCGGTAGTCATCGACAACCATTCTCCTCTCTCCCTTGAAGATCCGACCCTAGTTTAAAAAGCAGGGGTCGATTTTTTTGATTAGGGAACACTGATTTTAAAGGAGATGATCGAAATGCAAACCGTATGGAAAGGCGCGATCAGTTTCGGCCTTGTGCATGTGCCCGTTAAGATGTTTACCGCAACTGAGGATAAAGATGTGCATTTTAGACAACTACACAAAGATTGTGGGATGCCCATCTCCTATTCAAAGAGCTGTCGCCATTGTAATAAAGAAGTTGCACCGGAGGATATCGTCAAGGGCTTTGAATATGAAAAGGATAAGTTTGTAATCATCAAAAATGATGAAATAGAAGCACTGCAGCCAGAGATGGCTAAAACCATTAGTATTCTCGATTTTGTGGATCTTGCGGAAATTGACCCTATCTATTTTGAAAAGCCCTATTACCTTGCCCCGGATATGGCCGGAGCTGGAGCTTATCGTTTATTAGTTGAAGCCATCAAGCAAACAGGTAAGATCGGCATAGCAAAGATATCCATTCGTAATAAGAGCAGTCTTGCAGCCATCCGAGTTGTCGATAATTGTATCTGCTTGGAAACGATGCATTTTCCAGATGAAATCCGTTCATTAAGTCAAGTTCCCAATCTTCCCGAACAAACAACCGTAAATGAAAAAGAATTAGATATGGCTAAAATGTTAGTTGAACAACTCTCAGCTCCATTTGACGCGTCCAAATACACTGATGATTACAGGACCGCACTTCAACAATTAGTACAGGATAAGATCACAGGTAAAAGCCCAGACATCATTAATGCTCCTACAGCTGAGCGGACGAATGTTATTGACCTTATGGCGGCGTTGCAAGCTAGCATTGAGGCCACCAAAGCACCGACTGGTAGAGGTAAACGTAAGACAGCGAAAAAGGAGACTGTTTCGTGATCGATATGCCCTTGCCCTCCATTCCCATGGCCCCCGTCACTTCATCTGAAATTCCTATTGGGCCCGAATGGGGTTACCAAATAAAGTGGGACGGTGTGCGCACCTTAGTTCGCTTGGATGGTCATGGTGGAGTCGAGATATTTGGCAAACGTCTTGAACCACGTAACCACACATTTCCGGAAATCGCTGAGCTATTAAAACCAATTAGAGTTGGTCCTTGTCTATTAGATGGAGAAATTGCCTATTTTGATGGGAAACGTCCAAACTTCCAGCGTGGTAGGCGTGACGGCTTGATTTTTGTTATGTTCGATCAGCTATATCATGAAAGCAAGGATATCCGGGGCTTACCCTTTCAGGATCGTTATAACCGTCTTAAGGAGAATTTCCCTGAGCGTCAACCTCGCCTATTTGTATCGGATTTATTTTCGGATGGTCAAGCTTTGTGGGAGTGGGTAGAGGAGCGCGAGTGGGAAGGAATAATTTCCAAACGTTTATCAAGCCCCTACACAGAAGGTAAGAGTCATAAGGACTGGTTTAAAAAACGAAAGTCATTGCGGC is from Candidatus Cohnella colombiensis and encodes:
- a CDS encoding Ku protein, which translates into the protein MQTVWKGAISFGLVHVPVKMFTATEDKDVHFRQLHKDCGMPISYSKSCRHCNKEVAPEDIVKGFEYEKDKFVIIKNDEIEALQPEMAKTISILDFVDLAEIDPIYFEKPYYLAPDMAGAGAYRLLVEAIKQTGKIGIAKISIRNKSSLAAIRVVDNCICLETMHFPDEIRSLSQVPNLPEQTTVNEKELDMAKMLVEQLSAPFDASKYTDDYRTALQQLVQDKITGKSPDIINAPTAERTNVIDLMAALQASIEATKAPTGRGKRKTAKKETVS
- a CDS encoding DNA ligase, with amino-acid sequence MPLPSIPMAPVTSSEIPIGPEWGYQIKWDGVRTLVRLDGHGGVEIFGKRLEPRNHTFPEIAELLKPIRVGPCLLDGEIAYFDGKRPNFQRGRRDGLIFVMFDQLYHESKDIRGLPFQDRYNRLKENFPERQPRLFVSDLFSDGQALWEWVEEREWEGIISKRLSSPYTEGKSHKDWFKKRKSLRLAADVVGIKLKDGRVSSLVLRYNDRYIGHVSLGLDNASKQVLQQFLKEHPGQCPFTELTSGMKKSEVSWLSAPFKCRVTALEFTNSGLLRHPKLLGFGDV